From the Rhodoferax sp. WC2427 genome, one window contains:
- a CDS encoding VOC family protein, with the protein MTRPFKVLGIQQIAIGGPDKQRLRTLWVDMLGLEVTGNFVSERENVDEDICAIGSGPFKVEVDLMQPLDPEKKPAVHTTPLNHVGLWIDNLPVAVEWLTAQGVRFAPGGIRKGAAGFDICFLHPKASPEFPIAGEGVLVEMVQAPPEVVAAFAKLAG; encoded by the coding sequence ATGACCCGCCCGTTCAAGGTGCTGGGCATCCAGCAAATCGCCATCGGCGGCCCCGACAAACAGCGCCTGCGCACCCTGTGGGTGGACATGCTGGGCCTGGAGGTTACCGGCAACTTCGTCAGCGAGCGCGAGAACGTGGATGAAGACATCTGCGCCATCGGCAGCGGCCCGTTCAAGGTCGAGGTCGATCTGATGCAGCCGCTGGACCCGGAGAAAAAGCCCGCCGTGCACACCACCCCACTGAACCACGTGGGCCTGTGGATCGACAACCTGCCGGTGGCGGTGGAGTGGCTCACCGCGCAAGGCGTGCGCTTTGCCCCCGGCGGCATCCGCAAGGGCGCGGCGGGGTTCGACATCTGCTTTTTGCACCCCAAAGCCAGCCCGGAATTTCCGATTGCCGGGGAGGGTGTGCTGGTGGAAATGGTGCAGGCACCGCCCGAAGTGGTGGCGGCCTTCGCCAAGCTGGCGGGCTGA
- a CDS encoding RnfABCDGE type electron transport complex subunit B encodes MPVSTASGLAARINAALPQTQCTRCGFPDCAAYAQAIAEGTAPINQCPPGGAEGIAKLAALTGQPALPLNPDFGIEAGRSVAVIDEAWCIGCTLCIAACPTDAIFGSNKRMHSVIPLHCTGCELCLPVCPVDCIQMVNASDSRTGWSAWSPPQAEHARQRYAQHRERLSLAARPLPAHPPASQLPATAPTDPKKATIAAALARARAQRAPPSA; translated from the coding sequence TTGCCGGTTTCAACCGCATCCGGGCTGGCGGCACGCATCAATGCCGCCTTGCCGCAGACGCAGTGCACGCGCTGCGGCTTCCCGGATTGCGCGGCCTACGCCCAGGCAATTGCCGAGGGCACGGCCCCTATCAACCAGTGCCCGCCCGGCGGTGCCGAGGGCATTGCAAAGCTGGCGGCCCTGACCGGCCAACCCGCCCTCCCCCTGAACCCCGACTTTGGCATCGAAGCCGGACGGTCCGTGGCCGTCATCGACGAAGCTTGGTGCATAGGCTGCACCCTGTGCATCGCCGCCTGCCCGACCGATGCCATCTTTGGCAGCAACAAGCGCATGCACAGCGTGATCCCCTTGCACTGCACCGGTTGCGAACTGTGTCTGCCGGTGTGCCCCGTAGACTGCATCCAGATGGTCAATGCCAGCGACAGCCGCACCGGCTGGAGTGCGTGGTCCCCGCCGCAGGCCGAGCACGCCCGCCAGCGCTATGCCCAGCACCGCGAACGCCTGAGCCTGGCTGCGCGCCCGCTGCCTGCACATCCGCCAGCCAGCCAGTTGCCAGCGACCGCCCCCACCGACCCCAAAAAAGCCACCATAGCCGCCGCTTTGGCACGCGCCCGGGCCCAGCGCGCCCCGCCTTCGGCCTGA
- a CDS encoding enoyl-CoA hydratase/isomerase family protein: MNALTPAPAVLLDTLPTHSGLHWGVATLNAPAALNALSPAMVETLATQLARWAVDPGVAGVLLQASGDKAFCAGGDIRQIYQEIGGDNHRQPNAAVQSFFSSQYALDYAIHTYPKPLLCWGHGIVMGGGLGLMAGASHRVVTPGSRLAMPEIGIGLYPDVGGSWFLRRMPGRVGLFLALTGAPLNAADALFCGLADHALPHADKAAVLQAMAGGPWTRDAPHNRASLSRLLGQQAAAAVPTSPVRAHFDQIQQLMAGEDLQDIDTRLRALQTDDSWLANAAATYAQGCPTSAALAHALWQRCLHLSLADVFRLEYTVSLGCCAHPNFGEGVRALLVDKDRKPRWSPARLAEVTPAWLQAHFEPRHAGAHPLASLV, from the coding sequence TTGAACGCATTGACCCCCGCTCCGGCCGTACTTCTCGACACCTTGCCCACCCACAGCGGCCTGCACTGGGGTGTCGCCACCCTGAACGCCCCGGCGGCGCTGAACGCCCTGTCCCCGGCCATGGTGGAGACGCTGGCCACGCAGCTGGCGCGCTGGGCGGTCGACCCCGGGGTAGCCGGGGTACTGCTGCAGGCCAGTGGCGACAAGGCCTTTTGCGCGGGCGGCGACATACGCCAGATCTACCAGGAAATTGGCGGCGACAACCACCGCCAGCCCAATGCCGCCGTGCAAAGCTTTTTCAGCAGCCAGTACGCGCTGGACTACGCCATCCATACCTACCCCAAGCCCCTGCTGTGCTGGGGCCACGGCATCGTGATGGGCGGCGGCCTGGGCCTGATGGCGGGTGCGTCGCACCGCGTGGTCACGCCCGGCAGCCGCCTGGCCATGCCCGAGATCGGTATCGGCCTGTACCCCGACGTGGGCGGTAGCTGGTTTCTGCGGCGCATGCCGGGGCGGGTTGGCCTGTTTCTGGCTTTGACGGGCGCGCCGCTGAACGCCGCCGACGCCTTGTTTTGCGGGCTGGCAGACCACGCACTGCCACACGCCGACAAAGCCGCCGTGCTGCAGGCCATGGCCGGGGGGCCGTGGACGCGGGATGCGCCGCACAACCGCGCCAGCCTGTCCCGGCTGCTGGGGCAGCAAGCCGCAGCCGCTGTGCCGACATCACCCGTGCGTGCGCATTTCGACCAGATCCAGCAGTTGATGGCCGGCGAAGATCTGCAAGACATCGACACCCGGCTGCGTGCCCTGCAGACCGACGACTCCTGGTTGGCCAACGCGGCGGCCACCTACGCCCAGGGCTGCCCTACCAGTGCGGCGTTGGCGCATGCTCTGTGGCAACGCTGCCTGCACCTGTCGCTGGCAGACGTGTTTCGGCTGGAGTACACGGTGTCGCTAGGCTGCTGCGCCCATCCCAACTTTGGTGAGGGTGTGCGCGCCTTGCTGGTGGACAAAGACCGCAAGCCACGCTGGTCGCCCGCCCGGCTGGCCGAAGTGACACCCGCCTGGCTGCAAGCGCATTTCGAGCCCCGACATGCCGGAGCGCATCCGCTTGCCAGTTTGGTGTAA
- the bioB gene encoding biotin synthase BioB yields MNTSTLEKPVTLHRPAPKPVANAEERWPLAAVEALFELPFLDLMHRAQTVHRENFPAGDVQLSTLLSIKTGGCPEDCGYCPQSVHYDTGVTATKMLGVDVVVAAAKAAKEAGATRFCMGAAWRSPKDRDVDNVAELVKAVKALGMETCATLGMLEDGHAAQLRDAGLDYYNHNLDTAPDFYGDIIDTRVYQDRLDTLDRVRGAGVKVCSGGIVGLGETRAQRAGLIAQLANLQPSYPESVPVNNLVRVEGTPLADTPPLDPLEFVRVIAVARITMPTTRVRLSAGRQQMGEAVQAMCFMAGANSIFYGDKLLVTGNPDVEADRSLLTKLGLPTSGMLAQGCTPQ; encoded by the coding sequence ATGAATACTTCGACCCTTGAAAAGCCCGTCACCCTGCACCGCCCAGCGCCCAAGCCTGTCGCCAACGCCGAAGAGCGCTGGCCGCTGGCTGCTGTGGAGGCGCTGTTTGAGCTGCCGTTTCTGGACCTGATGCACCGCGCGCAAACCGTGCACCGCGAAAACTTCCCCGCGGGCGACGTGCAGCTGTCCACCCTGCTGTCCATCAAGACCGGCGGCTGCCCGGAAGACTGCGGCTACTGCCCGCAGTCGGTGCACTACGACACCGGCGTCACCGCCACCAAGATGTTGGGCGTGGACGTGGTGGTGGCGGCGGCCAAAGCCGCCAAAGAAGCCGGTGCCACCCGCTTCTGCATGGGTGCGGCCTGGCGCAGCCCCAAAGACCGTGACGTGGACAACGTGGCCGAGCTGGTCAAGGCCGTCAAAGCCTTGGGCATGGAAACCTGCGCCACTTTAGGCATGCTGGAAGACGGCCATGCCGCCCAGCTGCGCGACGCCGGCCTGGATTACTACAACCACAACCTCGACACCGCCCCCGACTTCTACGGCGACATCATCGACACCCGCGTCTACCAGGACCGGCTGGACACCCTGGACCGCGTGCGCGGCGCGGGCGTGAAGGTCTGCAGCGGCGGCATCGTCGGCCTGGGCGAAACCCGGGCCCAGCGCGCCGGACTGATCGCCCAGCTGGCCAATCTGCAGCCTAGCTACCCCGAATCCGTGCCCGTCAACAACCTGGTGCGCGTGGAGGGCACGCCGCTGGCCGACACACCGCCGCTGGACCCGCTGGAATTTGTGCGCGTGATCGCCGTGGCCCGCATCACCATGCCCACCACCCGCGTGCGCCTGTCCGCAGGCCGCCAGCAGATGGGCGAAGCCGTGCAGGCCATGTGCTTCATGGCCGGTGCCAATTCCATCTTTTACGGCGACAAGCTGCTGGTTACCGGCAACCCCGATGTGGAAGCCGACCGCAGCCTGCTCACCAAGCTCGGCCTGCCCACCAGCGGCATGCTGGCCCAGGGCTGCACACCGCAATGA
- a CDS encoding two-component system response regulator has protein sequence MSNPLDPGEKRTVLVVDDTPDNLSLMSSLLRTDYRVKLAPSGERALKIASADGKPDLILLDIMMPDMDGYEVLRRLRADPGTADIPVIFLTAMSATEDEKIGLDMGAVDYITKPISPATVMARVRNHIELKLARDFLQNQSRYLEQEVQKRTREIVAIQDITVRAIALLAETRDNETGNHLRRTQKYVKALAIQLKYHPRFASELTNEAIESLYKSAPLHDIGKVGIPDRILLKPGKLDDDEYEIMKTHTTLGHAALVHAEEEEGHEMPFLRYAKEITLCHQEKWDGTGYPMGLHGDAIPISARLMALADVYDALISKRVYKRAFSHDEASAIILKGRGSHFDPDIVDAFEAIEAQFRTIAIDFADDDGEAASEVFRMAVDLTNRHPVGTVG, from the coding sequence ATGAGCAACCCATTGGACCCGGGCGAAAAGCGCACGGTGTTGGTGGTAGACGACACGCCGGACAACCTCTCGCTGATGAGCAGCCTGCTGCGCACCGACTACCGCGTCAAACTGGCCCCCAGCGGTGAACGGGCCCTGAAAATCGCCAGTGCCGACGGCAAGCCCGACCTGATCCTGCTCGACATCATGATGCCCGACATGGACGGCTACGAGGTGCTGCGCCGCCTGCGTGCCGACCCGGGCACGGCCGATATCCCGGTGATTTTTCTCACCGCCATGAGCGCCACCGAAGACGAAAAAATTGGCCTCGACATGGGCGCGGTGGACTACATCACCAAGCCCATCAGCCCGGCCACGGTGATGGCCCGGGTGCGTAACCACATCGAGCTGAAGCTGGCACGCGACTTTCTGCAAAACCAGAGCCGTTACCTGGAGCAGGAGGTGCAAAAGCGCACCCGCGAGATCGTTGCCATCCAGGACATCACGGTACGTGCCATCGCGCTGCTGGCGGAAACCCGAGACAACGAAACCGGCAACCACCTGCGCCGCACGCAAAAGTACGTCAAGGCCCTGGCCATCCAGCTGAAATACCACCCGCGCTTTGCGTCGGAATTGACCAACGAGGCGATCGAGTCGCTGTACAAGTCGGCACCGCTGCACGACATCGGCAAGGTGGGCATTCCCGACCGCATCTTGCTCAAGCCCGGCAAGCTCGACGATGACGAGTACGAAATCATGAAGACCCACACCACGCTGGGCCATGCCGCGCTGGTGCACGCCGAGGAGGAAGAAGGCCACGAGATGCCGTTCCTGCGCTATGCCAAGGAAATCACCCTGTGCCACCAGGAGAAGTGGGATGGCACGGGTTACCCCATGGGCCTGCACGGCGACGCGATCCCGATATCGGCCCGGCTGATGGCCCTGGCCGACGTGTACGACGCGCTGATCAGCAAGCGGGTGTACAAGCGCGCCTTCAGCCACGACGAGGCCAGCGCCATCATTTTGAAAGGTCGCGGTTCGCACTTCGATCCGGACATCGTGGACGCGTTCGAGGCCATCGAAGCGCAGTTCCGCACCATCGCCATCGACTTTGCCGACGACGACGGCGAAGCCGCCTCGGAGGTGTTCCGCATGGCGGTGGACCTGACCAACCGGCACCCGGTAGGAACCGTCGGCTGA
- a CDS encoding molybdopterin-dependent oxidoreductase → MAVAFCSAAAFALDKPAGKVVLTISGAVSQANNGATAVFDMAMLEKLPQKTFTTQTPWYPKPVTFTGPLLRDVLAAAGAKGSKIVAVALNDYKTDIPFDDATRFNPIVAHLLDNKPMSIREKGPLFIVYPFDTAAELRTEMYYNRSAWQLSSLKVQ, encoded by the coding sequence ATGGCCGTAGCGTTTTGCAGCGCCGCAGCGTTTGCGCTGGACAAGCCTGCTGGCAAAGTCGTGCTGACCATCAGCGGCGCAGTGTCCCAGGCCAACAACGGCGCCACGGCCGTTTTTGACATGGCGATGCTGGAAAAACTGCCGCAAAAGACATTCACCACCCAAACCCCCTGGTACCCCAAGCCCGTGACCTTTACCGGCCCCTTGTTGCGCGACGTGCTGGCCGCTGCCGGGGCCAAGGGCAGCAAAATTGTGGCGGTGGCGCTGAACGACTACAAAACCGACATTCCGTTCGACGATGCCACCAGGTTCAATCCCATCGTGGCCCATCTGCTGGACAACAAACCCATGTCGATCCGCGAAAAGGGTCCGCTGTTCATCGTCTACCCGTTTGACACGGCAGCCGAGTTGCGTACCGAGATGTACTACAACCGGTCGGCGTGGCAACTCAGCAGCTTGAAAGTGCAGTAG
- a CDS encoding polyhydroxyalkanoate depolymerase, which translates to MLYQIYETQRSLMEPFADFAQAASKLYSNPLSPLGKNAMSQRVSAGYDLLYRLGKDYEKPTFGLQTIEVDGTQVAVHERVEIDKPFCELRRFKRFTDDLHTLTQLKGQPAVLIVAPLSGHYATLLRDTVKTMLKDHKVYITDWKNARLVPLSEGEFHLDDYVNYVQEFIRHLQGIYGNCHVMSVCQPTVPVLAAVSLMASRGDLTPLTMTMMGGPIDARKSPTAVNNLAMNKGYEWFENNVIYKVPASFPGAGRKVYPGFLQHTGFVAMNPQHHAKSHFDYFKDLVKGDDVSVEVHRKFYDEYNAVLDMDAHYYLETIATVFQDFKLVNGTWNVRGVDGTVELVKPQDITNTALLTVEGELDDISGSGQTKAAHDLCSGIPTQQQRHIEAEGAGHYGIFSGRRWRDVVYPEVKAFIKAHNTGTVTVAAPAAPAAPVPVVAMAEAAASTPHASAKLPVKKSAKHKA; encoded by the coding sequence ATGCTCTACCAAATCTACGAAACCCAACGCTCATTGATGGAGCCGTTTGCTGATTTTGCGCAAGCCGCCTCCAAGCTCTACAGCAATCCGCTCTCGCCACTGGGCAAAAACGCCATGTCGCAACGCGTGTCCGCTGGTTACGACCTGCTGTACCGCCTGGGCAAAGACTACGAGAAGCCCACCTTTGGCCTGCAAACCATCGAAGTGGACGGCACCCAGGTCGCCGTCCATGAGCGTGTCGAAATCGACAAGCCGTTTTGCGAGTTGCGCCGTTTCAAGCGCTTCACCGACGACCTCCACACCCTGACCCAGCTCAAGGGCCAGCCCGCGGTGTTGATCGTGGCCCCGCTGTCCGGCCACTACGCCACGCTGCTGCGCGACACCGTCAAAACCATGCTCAAGGACCACAAGGTCTACATCACCGACTGGAAAAACGCCCGTCTGGTGCCCTTGAGCGAAGGTGAATTCCACCTGGACGACTACGTCAACTACGTGCAGGAGTTCATCCGTCACCTGCAGGGCATCTACGGCAACTGCCACGTGATGAGCGTCTGCCAGCCCACGGTGCCGGTGCTGGCCGCCGTGTCGCTGATGGCTTCGCGCGGCGACCTGACCCCGCTGACCATGACCATGATGGGTGGCCCCATCGACGCGCGCAAGTCGCCCACCGCGGTCAACAACCTGGCCATGAACAAGGGCTACGAGTGGTTTGAAAACAATGTCATCTACAAGGTGCCCGCCAGCTTCCCCGGCGCGGGCCGCAAGGTCTACCCTGGCTTCCTGCAGCACACCGGCTTTGTGGCCATGAACCCGCAGCACCATGCCAAGAGCCATTTCGACTACTTCAAGGACCTGGTCAAGGGCGACGACGTGAGCGTGGAAGTGCACCGCAAGTTCTACGACGAATACAACGCCGTGCTGGACATGGACGCGCACTACTACCTGGAAACCATCGCCACCGTCTTCCAGGACTTCAAGCTGGTCAACGGCACCTGGAACGTGCGCGGTGTGGACGGTACGGTCGAGTTGGTCAAGCCGCAAGACATCACCAACACCGCCTTGCTGACGGTCGAAGGCGAACTGGACGACATTTCCGGCTCGGGCCAGACCAAAGCCGCACACGACCTGTGCAGCGGCATCCCGACGCAGCAGCAACGGCACATCGAAGCCGAAGGCGCAGGCCACTACGGCATCTTCAGCGGCCGCCGCTGGCGCGATGTGGTGTACCCCGAGGTCAAGGCCTTCATCAAGGCGCACAACACCGGCACCGTGACAGTGGCCGCCCCCGCAGCCCCTGCCGCCCCCGTACCCGTGGTGGCGATGGCCGAAGCAGCGGCAAGCACGCCGCACGCCTCGGCCAAACTGCCGGTCAAAAAATCCGCCAAGCACAAGGCCTGA